A single region of the Streptomyces sp. NBC_01262 genome encodes:
- a CDS encoding alpha/beta hydrolase — MSAFHPDLTLGRFIPNVSYGPLSSRLVRRLKVRPADPGPDVTVREVVVPGPKGAPPVALRIFQPAGPTTAAPALLWVHGGGLIFGAPEQDDRTNIDFVRELGITVVAVRYRLAPDNPAPAAVEDAYAALRGLVARAGELHVDVDRIAIGGASAGGGIAAALALLAHDRGEIRPVFQLLVYPMLDDRTTTRTDLDTRNVRLWTPKSNRYGWSSYLGGAVAGPDVSPYAAAARRQDLAGLPPAWIGVGTFDLFHDEDVEYARRLGDSGVPCELHLVPGAFHGFDAVFRKAEVSREFWRRQAKALAGAF; from the coding sequence GTGAGCGCCTTCCACCCCGATCTCACGCTGGGACGCTTCATTCCCAACGTGTCCTACGGACCCCTGTCGTCCCGGCTCGTGCGGAGGCTGAAGGTGCGCCCCGCCGATCCCGGGCCGGATGTCACGGTGCGGGAGGTGGTCGTGCCCGGTCCGAAAGGCGCGCCGCCCGTGGCGCTGCGGATCTTTCAGCCGGCCGGTCCGACGACGGCCGCGCCGGCTCTGCTCTGGGTGCACGGAGGCGGCCTCATCTTCGGAGCCCCGGAGCAGGACGACCGGACGAACATCGACTTCGTCCGCGAACTCGGCATCACCGTCGTCGCCGTTCGCTACCGGCTGGCGCCGGACAATCCCGCGCCCGCAGCGGTCGAGGACGCCTACGCCGCGCTGCGCGGCCTGGTCGCGCGGGCGGGCGAGCTGCACGTCGACGTCGATCGCATCGCGATCGGCGGCGCCAGCGCCGGCGGCGGAATCGCCGCGGCCCTCGCGCTGCTCGCCCATGACCGCGGTGAGATCCGACCGGTGTTCCAGCTGCTGGTCTACCCGATGCTGGACGACCGCACGACGACGAGAACGGACCTGGACACCCGCAACGTGCGCCTGTGGACGCCCAAGAGCAACCGGTACGGCTGGTCGTCCTACCTCGGGGGCGCCGTCGCAGGCCCGGACGTCTCCCCGTACGCGGCTGCGGCTCGCCGCCAGGATCTCGCCGGGCTTCCGCCGGCCTGGATCGGCGTCGGCACCTTCGACCTCTTCCACGACGAGGATGTCGAGTACGCGCGCCGGCTGGGCGACAGCGGAGTTCCCTGCGAACTCCACCTCGTCCCCGGCGCCTTCCACGGGTTCGACGCGGTGTTCCGCAAGGCCGAGGTCTCGCGGGAGTTCTGGCGCCGGCAGGCGAAGGCGCTGGCCGGCGCGTTCTGA
- a CDS encoding cysteine hydrolase has translation MTLPGQETKTRTAFLALDFATYIVENFSHDAAVAEHASKALAQARAAGLPVFHVVHEAMLGQIHPLLAPVGDEPVLGKTTLSAFASTDLHESLQTAGVGRVLIAGVATSGTVLSTARWAYDVGYEVAVCADACADPDAQAHAALVEESVFPKSWLGLWRIARIVRSTEIGAM, from the coding sequence ATGACCCTGCCCGGTCAAGAGACAAAGACCCGGACCGCTTTCCTCGCACTGGACTTCGCGACCTACATCGTCGAGAACTTCAGCCACGACGCCGCCGTCGCGGAGCACGCGTCGAAGGCCCTGGCGCAGGCTCGGGCCGCAGGGCTGCCCGTGTTCCATGTGGTCCACGAGGCGATGCTCGGTCAGATCCACCCGCTGCTCGCGCCCGTCGGCGATGAGCCGGTGCTCGGCAAGACCACCCTCAGTGCGTTCGCCAGCACGGACCTGCACGAGTCGCTGCAGACGGCCGGCGTCGGCCGGGTCCTCATCGCCGGTGTGGCCACCTCCGGGACGGTGCTGTCCACCGCCCGGTGGGCCTACGACGTCGGCTACGAGGTCGCCGTCTGCGCCGACGCCTGCGCGGACCCCGACGCGCAGGCCCATGCCGCGCTGGTGGAGGAGTCCGTCTTCCCCAAGAGCTGGCTGGGGCTCTGGCGCATCGCCCGCATCGTGCGGTCGACCGAGATAGGGGCTATGTAG
- a CDS encoding RecQ family ATP-dependent DNA helicase, which translates to MRLFVARRLRKAAREVFGWERLRPGQLTAMKAVMGRRDAMVVMPTGSGKSAVYQVPGMLLAGPTLVVSPLIALQRDQVAGLLRRSGQTAVAVNSSMSRAQNQQAWESVSDGKARFLFLAPEQLAKQEVLERLSALRPSLFVVDEAQCVSSWGHDFRPDYLRLRQAAEAIGRPPILALTASAAAPVRADIIEQLGMRKVREVVAGFDRPNIRLEVVHFLDNTAKRRAVVERAAAEPKPGIVYAATRRDAEAYAAELGELGLSAAAYHAGTRSADRADVHDRFLAGELDVVVATSAFGMGIDKPDVRFVLHASVPGSLDAYYQEIGRAGRDGAASRAILLYRTEDLGLQKFFSTGRPDPDTLADVARRVRDHATAVTPTELQEETGLSASRLTAVLNLLEKAGAVTTERGKVVAVPGADAEETAARAVQLGTAHESMERSRVDMMRGLAETTGCRRRFLLGYFGERLHAPCGNCDRCEQQPPGADARAAPGLPRPRVASATRHDHPFAPGTRVKHPQWGDGEVLSAEENRITVLFASVGYRTLSLPVILEKNLLTAVDARGTY; encoded by the coding sequence ATCCGCCTGTTCGTCGCCCGCCGTCTTCGCAAGGCCGCGCGGGAGGTCTTCGGCTGGGAGCGGCTGCGTCCCGGCCAGCTCACCGCGATGAAAGCGGTCATGGGCCGCCGGGACGCCATGGTGGTGATGCCGACCGGATCCGGCAAATCGGCGGTGTACCAGGTGCCGGGCATGCTGCTCGCCGGTCCGACGCTCGTCGTGTCACCGCTGATCGCTCTCCAGCGGGACCAGGTCGCCGGACTGCTGCGGCGCAGCGGACAGACCGCCGTCGCGGTCAACTCGTCCATGTCCAGGGCGCAGAACCAGCAGGCATGGGAGAGCGTGAGCGACGGGAAGGCCCGGTTTCTGTTCCTGGCCCCGGAGCAACTGGCCAAGCAGGAGGTTCTGGAGCGGCTGTCCGCGCTGAGACCGTCCCTGTTCGTCGTGGACGAGGCGCAGTGCGTGTCCTCCTGGGGTCACGACTTCCGGCCGGACTACCTCAGACTCCGGCAGGCCGCGGAGGCCATCGGACGCCCTCCGATCCTGGCGCTCACCGCCAGCGCCGCGGCGCCGGTGCGCGCCGACATCATCGAGCAGCTCGGCATGCGCAAGGTCCGCGAGGTGGTGGCCGGGTTCGACCGGCCCAACATCCGGCTGGAGGTCGTCCACTTCCTGGACAACACGGCCAAGCGGCGCGCCGTGGTGGAGCGGGCGGCGGCCGAGCCCAAGCCGGGCATCGTCTACGCCGCCACCCGCCGGGACGCCGAGGCGTACGCCGCCGAGCTGGGCGAACTCGGCCTGAGCGCGGCCGCCTACCACGCGGGCACCCGCTCGGCCGACCGTGCCGACGTGCATGACCGTTTTCTCGCCGGAGAGCTGGACGTGGTCGTGGCCACCTCGGCGTTCGGCATGGGCATCGACAAGCCGGACGTGCGGTTCGTGCTGCACGCCTCGGTGCCCGGATCGCTCGACGCCTACTACCAGGAGATAGGCCGGGCCGGCCGGGACGGTGCGGCCTCCCGGGCGATCCTTCTGTACCGCACGGAGGATCTGGGGCTGCAGAAGTTCTTCTCCACCGGCCGCCCGGACCCGGACACGCTGGCGGACGTCGCCCGCCGCGTACGGGACCACGCGACCGCGGTGACGCCCACGGAACTCCAGGAGGAGACCGGCCTGTCCGCCAGCAGGCTGACGGCGGTCCTCAACCTCCTGGAGAAGGCGGGAGCCGTCACCACCGAACGCGGAAAGGTGGTCGCGGTCCCCGGGGCGGACGCGGAGGAGACCGCGGCGCGGGCCGTGCAACTGGGCACCGCCCACGAGAGCATGGAACGCTCCCGGGTCGACATGATGCGCGGCCTGGCCGAGACCACCGGCTGCCGTCGGCGCTTCCTGCTCGGCTACTTCGGTGAGCGGCTGCACGCCCCCTGCGGCAACTGCGACAGGTGCGAGCAGCAGCCCCCGGGCGCCGACGCCCGCGCCGCCCCGGGCCTGCCCCGTCCCCGGGTCGCCTCGGCCACCCGCCACGACCACCCGTTCGCGCCCGGCACCAGGGTCAAGCACCCGCAGTGGGGTGACGGCGAGGTCCTCAGTGCGGAGGAGAACCGGATCACCGTCCTGTTCGCCTCGGTCGGCTACCGGACGCTGTCGCTGCCGGTGATCCTGGAGAAGAACCTGCTCACAGCGGTCGACGCACGCGGTACCTACTAG
- a CDS encoding VOC family protein yields MKRPISGTLHHVEIWVPNLDTAITSLGWLLETLGYTLFQSWDSGRSWRLGPSYLVFEQSRALISDRHERCRPGLNHLAFHIEDRATVDALTVEAAHHGWYLLFGDRHPYAGGEQHYAAYLENVDGFEIELVADDESPQP; encoded by the coding sequence GTGAAACGGCCGATCAGCGGGACGCTGCATCACGTCGAGATCTGGGTCCCCAACCTCGACACCGCCATCACGTCGCTCGGCTGGCTGCTGGAGACGCTGGGATACACGTTGTTCCAGAGCTGGGACAGCGGACGCAGCTGGCGACTCGGGCCGAGCTACCTGGTCTTCGAGCAGTCGCGAGCTCTGATCTCGGACCGGCATGAGCGATGCCGCCCCGGGCTGAACCATCTGGCCTTCCACATCGAGGACAGGGCCACCGTCGACGCGCTGACCGTCGAAGCAGCACACCACGGCTGGTACCTGCTGTTCGGTGACCGGCACCCTTACGCCGGCGGTGAGCAGCACTATGCGGCTTACCTCGAAAACGTAGACGGATTCGAGATCGAACTCGTCGCCGACGACGAGTCGCCGCAGCCCTGA
- a CDS encoding TetR/AcrR family transcriptional regulator: MTSEMSLRERKKHATRAALSHAAWSLMIEKGLDAATPETIAEAVDVSSRTFRNYFSSREEAILDGLVRRAASLVDAIRARPADEPVWDSLTRILPDVLAGVIGDRDDAAVLMRAVRDNPAMQAQHLVTYQRTGQLLAEVIAERTGTDVERDLAPRLLAAAASLALRTSVELWVEGATGAALPDLVRESLAQLRAGLPLGTAPAA; the protein is encoded by the coding sequence ATGACCTCCGAGATGAGCCTGCGTGAGCGCAAGAAGCACGCGACGCGCGCGGCCCTGAGCCACGCCGCGTGGAGCCTGATGATCGAGAAGGGTCTCGACGCGGCCACCCCGGAGACGATCGCGGAGGCGGTGGACGTCTCCTCGCGGACGTTTCGCAACTACTTCTCCAGCCGTGAAGAAGCCATCCTCGACGGACTGGTGCGCCGGGCGGCGTCCCTCGTCGACGCGATCCGGGCAAGGCCCGCCGATGAGCCGGTCTGGGACTCGCTGACGCGGATACTGCCGGATGTCCTGGCGGGGGTCATCGGCGATCGGGACGACGCCGCCGTGCTGATGCGTGCGGTCCGCGACAACCCGGCGATGCAGGCGCAGCACCTGGTCACGTACCAGCGCACGGGCCAGCTCCTCGCCGAGGTGATAGCGGAGCGGACCGGCACCGACGTCGAGCGGGACCTGGCTCCGCGCCTGCTGGCGGCGGCCGCGAGCCTCGCCTTGCGCACGTCGGTGGAGCTGTGGGTGGAAGGTGCCACCGGCGCCGCGCTGCCCGATCTGGTGCGGGAGAGCCTGGCGCAGTTGCGCGCCGGCCTTCCGCTGGGGACCGCCCCGGCCGCCTGA
- a CDS encoding toxin Doc has product MPLYIDVPWLLDIQEQAVPEDLAVADYSALVAAVARHRTRIPRPATADPDPAWRAAALLHTLVRLEALPYRNSLYACQVAAAYMHACGEGIDPPYGALVDLVRDIQARKSTVYEAAGRIRAWRV; this is encoded by the coding sequence ATGCCGCTGTACATCGACGTGCCGTGGCTGCTGGACATCCAGGAGCAGGCCGTCCCCGAGGACCTGGCGGTCGCCGACTACTCGGCCCTCGTCGCGGCCGTCGCCCGCCACCGCACCCGCATCCCCCGTCCGGCCACCGCCGACCCCGACCCCGCCTGGCGCGCCGCGGCCCTGCTGCACACCCTGGTACGCCTCGAAGCCCTGCCGTACCGCAACAGCCTGTACGCCTGCCAGGTCGCCGCCGCCTACATGCACGCCTGCGGCGAGGGCATCGACCCGCCGTACGGGGCGCTGGTGGACCTCGTCCGTGACATCCAGGCCCGCAAGTCCACCGTCTACGAGGCCGCGGGCCGCATCCGCGCCTGGCGCGTCTGA
- a CDS encoding MFS transporter, producing MRIWAGAHAVDDFYQGLVPAAVPYFVLQRDFSYVQASGLALAATLGSALPQVPIGLLADRFRLRWMSPLGVSLAGIGAGLSGLTPSYPLVFALLLMAGVGIAMFHPPAGRDARRAAGGSATAMSYFAAGGSVGFFVAPALVTPALDTLGMSATALFIPPAVLMGFVLLRHHNRTSDTAVKQVRRQGKDRPGRFAALTAVEIVRSTISTGLNTFIALYWIRHLEASSGLGGLALTLGLGGGVAGTLLGGRLADRIGMVRTVQIGNAAMLPALWLMLVCDDKYAALPLALLVGLISNIPFAVLIKLGQDYLPSRPGTAAGVTLGLAMSAGGLFMPLLGMIATHYGPRGALAVLATVPVLAMLLSAFLREPVQDEPAPAEDTLLTAP from the coding sequence ATGCGGATCTGGGCCGGCGCCCATGCCGTCGACGACTTCTACCAGGGCCTCGTACCCGCCGCGGTCCCCTACTTCGTGCTGCAGCGCGACTTCAGTTACGTGCAGGCTTCGGGGCTGGCCCTTGCCGCGACGCTCGGCAGTGCGTTGCCGCAGGTGCCGATCGGACTGCTCGCCGACCGGTTCCGGCTGCGCTGGATGTCGCCGCTGGGGGTCAGCCTGGCGGGTATCGGGGCGGGCCTGTCCGGACTGACGCCCTCCTACCCGCTGGTTTTCGCCCTCCTGCTGATGGCGGGTGTCGGCATTGCGATGTTCCATCCGCCCGCGGGGCGCGACGCACGCCGTGCGGCCGGGGGCAGCGCCACCGCGATGAGCTACTTCGCTGCGGGCGGCAGCGTGGGCTTCTTCGTCGCCCCGGCGCTGGTCACACCGGCCCTGGACACCCTCGGGATGAGCGCGACGGCCCTCTTCATCCCGCCCGCCGTCCTCATGGGCTTTGTCCTGCTGCGCCACCACAACCGCACGTCCGATACGGCGGTCAAGCAGGTGCGGCGCCAGGGCAAGGACCGGCCGGGCCGGTTCGCGGCCCTGACCGCCGTCGAGATCGTGCGGTCCACCATCTCGACCGGACTGAACACCTTCATCGCGCTGTACTGGATCCGCCACCTGGAAGCGAGCAGCGGCCTCGGCGGTCTCGCCCTGACCCTCGGACTCGGCGGCGGCGTGGCCGGCACGCTCCTCGGCGGGCGGCTGGCGGACCGCATCGGCATGGTGCGCACCGTACAGATCGGCAACGCGGCCATGCTGCCCGCCCTGTGGCTCATGCTGGTCTGCGACGACAAATACGCCGCGCTGCCCCTCGCGCTGCTGGTCGGCCTGATCTCGAACATCCCGTTCGCCGTCCTCATCAAGCTCGGCCAGGACTACCTGCCCAGCCGGCCCGGGACCGCCGCCGGCGTCACGCTCGGCCTCGCGATGAGCGCCGGCGGACTGTTCATGCCGCTGCTGGGCATGATCGCGACCCACTATGGCCCCCGAGGCGCACTCGCGGTACTCGCCACCGTGCCGGTGCTCGCGATGCTGCTCTCCGCCTTCCTGCGCGAACCGGTCCAGGACGAACCGGCGCCCGCCGAGGACACACTCCTCACTGCCCCCTGA
- a CDS encoding WG repeat-containing protein: MKEIVSRWREFETALAARGLGWSLAYAPADLRQARTPDHPYGARLDHLLPADYLRFVREVGYPVLGFDYYDRQGISFLPPEPMAVLSPMVADPDGEFPKAVEDEPATCPYAFFAGHDLSDICGYALAEDGVWLIEDSVAVMRLGSFTKWLLDFLTDQEARIAALTTHDVAEPDKAADPHRLFDYSLSGHTDGDHPPYSPADLELSWVEQQAGDPYSYGLIDAAGRWRIPMGKRFISVRPFRDGIAEVILNADGSSYDGPWTRIDVDGRTVGA, encoded by the coding sequence ATGAAGGAAATCGTTTCCCGCTGGCGAGAGTTCGAGACGGCCCTCGCGGCCCGAGGACTCGGCTGGTCATTGGCGTACGCACCCGCGGACCTGCGCCAGGCCCGGACGCCCGACCACCCCTACGGCGCCCGCCTGGACCATCTGCTGCCCGCCGACTACCTGCGCTTCGTCAGGGAGGTCGGCTACCCGGTACTGGGCTTCGACTACTACGACCGGCAAGGGATATCCTTCCTGCCGCCGGAGCCGATGGCCGTCCTCTCCCCCATGGTCGCCGACCCCGACGGCGAGTTCCCCAAAGCCGTCGAGGACGAGCCCGCCACCTGCCCTTACGCGTTCTTCGCCGGCCATGACCTGTCCGACATCTGCGGCTACGCGCTCGCGGAGGACGGGGTGTGGCTCATCGAGGACTCCGTCGCGGTGATGCGTCTGGGCAGCTTCACGAAGTGGCTGCTGGACTTCCTGACCGACCAGGAAGCGCGTATCGCCGCCCTCACCACCCATGACGTCGCGGAGCCCGACAAGGCGGCCGACCCGCACCGGCTCTTCGACTACTCCCTCAGCGGCCACACCGACGGCGACCACCCTCCGTACAGCCCCGCGGACCTGGAGCTGAGCTGGGTCGAGCAGCAGGCCGGCGACCCCTACTCCTACGGTCTGATCGACGCGGCGGGGCGGTGGCGCATCCCGATGGGCAAACGGTTCATCAGCGTACGGCCGTTCCGCGACGGCATCGCCGAGGTCATCCTCAACGCCGACGGCAGCTCCTACGACGGCCCCTGGACCCGGATCGACGTCGACGGCCGGACCGTCGGCGCCTGA
- a CDS encoding alpha/beta fold hydrolase, giving the protein MTSQVTPHDVQGSGPQRVLLLHHWFADRSSFHEMRAHLDGDAYSYAFLDCRGYGAAIDADGDFTMEEIARDALAVADHLGWETFSVIGHSMGGMAAQLMLLNAPSRIRSLIGVSPIPASGLPLEGETWELFAGAERNPANRKAIIDNTTGGRHDDAWLDAMVTRSLAQSSAHAFRAYLDSWSRTDFHDRVQGNPARVFLIAGAHDPVLGTEALEATWLRWYPNAELDVLKDAGHFAPEEAPEALTSAVQSALAAGSSSA; this is encoded by the coding sequence ATGACGTCGCAGGTCACGCCGCACGACGTACAGGGCTCCGGTCCGCAGCGAGTCCTCCTGCTCCACCACTGGTTCGCGGACCGGTCGAGCTTCCACGAGATGCGCGCTCACCTCGACGGCGACGCGTACAGCTACGCGTTCCTGGACTGCCGCGGGTACGGCGCGGCGATCGACGCCGACGGTGACTTCACCATGGAAGAAATCGCCCGCGATGCCCTGGCCGTGGCCGACCACCTGGGCTGGGAGACCTTCTCCGTCATCGGCCACTCCATGGGCGGCATGGCGGCCCAGCTCATGCTGCTGAACGCCCCCTCGCGTATCCGCTCGCTCATCGGCGTCTCCCCGATCCCGGCCTCCGGCCTCCCGCTCGAAGGCGAGACCTGGGAGCTGTTCGCGGGGGCCGAGCGCAATCCCGCCAACCGTAAGGCGATCATCGACAACACCACTGGCGGACGCCACGACGACGCATGGCTGGACGCCATGGTCACCCGCTCGCTGGCCCAGTCCTCCGCCCACGCCTTCCGCGCCTACCTCGACTCCTGGTCACGTACCGACTTCCACGACCGGGTCCAGGGCAACCCCGCCCGCGTGTTCCTCATCGCCGGTGCCCACGACCCCGTACTGGGAACCGAGGCCCTGGAGGCCACGTGGCTGCGCTGGTACCCGAACGCCGAGCTGGACGTGCTCAAAGACGCGGGCCACTTCGCACCCGAAGAGGCCCCGGAGGCCCTCACCTCGGCCGTTCAGTCGGCCCTTGCCGCAGGATCGTCAAGCGCCTGA
- a CDS encoding AAA family ATPase encodes MTTLFLTVGLPGAGKTTRARQLAKEHSALRLTPDEWMIPLFGEPEANGKRDVLEGRLLWLALETLRLGTNVILDFGCWSRDERSAIRWLVESEGETCRLVYVPVDFETQRARIAHRQSTTPEQTFPMSEADLVRWRTLFEEPDGAELEGHEIGGAPPGWQGWLAWAADRWPTLA; translated from the coding sequence GTGACCACGCTGTTCCTGACGGTCGGCCTGCCAGGGGCCGGAAAGACCACGAGAGCCCGGCAGCTGGCCAAGGAGCACAGTGCGCTGCGGCTGACACCTGATGAATGGATGATTCCTCTGTTCGGCGAGCCGGAGGCGAACGGGAAGCGAGATGTGCTGGAAGGCCGATTGCTCTGGCTTGCTCTGGAGACACTCAGGCTTGGCACCAACGTGATCCTGGATTTCGGGTGCTGGTCTCGCGACGAGAGATCCGCAATCCGCTGGTTGGTGGAGTCTGAGGGCGAGACCTGTCGCCTCGTGTATGTGCCGGTGGACTTCGAGACCCAACGTGCTCGCATCGCCCACCGCCAGTCGACAACCCCGGAGCAGACCTTCCCCATGAGCGAGGCGGACCTCGTGCGCTGGAGGACGCTGTTCGAGGAGCCCGACGGCGCAGAACTCGAAGGGCACGAGATTGGCGGTGCGCCTCCTGGATGGCAGGGCTGGCTCGCATGGGCGGCCGACCGGTGGCCCACGCTCGCGTGA
- a CDS encoding FAD-dependent monooxygenase produces the protein MANTRTTDVLIAGAGPVGLSAAAELRRQGVRCRIVDRLPARLPYAKAVGIQPRTLELWDRMGLARTMVEAAVPMRGQLIYVNGAEAARIEFALPPEVPYGFAALPQYETERLLEEYVAGLGTPVERDTELLSFTQDEDGVTARLGTASGGAEEVRARYLIGCDGAHSTVRKGLGLDFEGDAFPEEYMLADVQADWDLPHGYGVRSMHRTEDGATDDLLVCIPLPGGGRYRMSMLVPPELSAQPADPADPADPEPARGDGVAHGPTGGGGRVPALSHIQAVVDRLAPRPATVSAMRWSSVFRISHRIVDRYAEGRVFVAGDAAHIHPPTGAQGMNTGIQDACNLAWKLALVVRGEAGPALLASYDAERRPVGEEVVGRTVRHATHGIEADPDDPLTVMLREAQLLVGYRDGPLTGPPYGPADAPQPGDRAPDCSGLTAPIAAYPLRLLDILRGRTGHVLLLYAADLAEAAAIDAGPQTQVITVLAREAAPAAPVGPGYRDAAGEFARLYRPDGPTGFLVRPDGQLGARFPLDGTAAALSAYRAALSA, from the coding sequence GTGGCGAACACCCGAACGACCGATGTACTGATCGCGGGCGCCGGCCCGGTCGGACTGAGCGCGGCAGCCGAACTCCGCCGCCAAGGAGTGCGCTGCCGCATCGTCGACCGGCTGCCGGCCCGCCTCCCGTACGCCAAGGCGGTCGGCATCCAGCCGCGCACCCTGGAGCTCTGGGACCGCATGGGTCTGGCCCGCACCATGGTGGAGGCGGCCGTTCCGATGCGGGGCCAGCTGATCTACGTCAACGGCGCGGAGGCGGCGCGGATCGAGTTCGCGCTGCCGCCCGAGGTGCCCTACGGATTCGCCGCGCTGCCGCAGTACGAGACCGAGCGCCTCCTGGAGGAGTACGTCGCCGGCCTGGGCACCCCGGTCGAACGCGACACCGAGCTGCTGTCGTTCACCCAGGACGAGGACGGGGTCACCGCCCGGCTCGGCACCGCCTCCGGCGGCGCCGAGGAAGTCCGTGCCCGCTACCTGATCGGCTGCGACGGCGCGCACAGCACCGTCCGCAAGGGGCTGGGCCTCGACTTCGAGGGCGACGCCTTCCCCGAGGAGTACATGCTGGCGGACGTCCAGGCCGACTGGGACCTGCCGCACGGATACGGCGTACGCTCCATGCACCGCACCGAAGACGGCGCCACCGACGACCTGCTGGTCTGCATCCCGCTGCCCGGCGGGGGCCGCTACCGCATGTCGATGCTGGTCCCGCCCGAACTCTCCGCCCAGCCGGCGGACCCGGCGGACCCGGCGGACCCGGAGCCCGCGCGGGGCGACGGCGTGGCGCACGGCCCGACGGGCGGCGGCGGACGCGTCCCGGCGCTGTCCCACATCCAGGCCGTCGTCGACCGCCTGGCCCCCAGGCCGGCCACCGTCTCCGCGATGCGCTGGTCCTCCGTCTTCCGCATCAGCCACCGGATCGTGGACCGCTACGCCGAGGGCCGGGTCTTCGTCGCGGGCGACGCCGCCCACATCCACCCGCCCACCGGCGCCCAGGGCATGAACACCGGCATCCAGGACGCCTGCAACCTGGCCTGGAAACTCGCCCTGGTCGTCCGCGGCGAGGCCGGGCCCGCCCTGCTCGCCAGCTACGACGCCGAACGTCGCCCGGTCGGCGAGGAGGTCGTCGGCCGGACCGTCCGGCACGCCACCCACGGCATCGAGGCCGACCCCGACGACCCGCTCACCGTGATGCTCCGCGAAGCCCAACTCCTCGTCGGCTACCGGGACGGCCCCCTGACCGGCCCCCCGTACGGACCCGCCGACGCCCCCCAGCCCGGCGACCGGGCCCCCGACTGCTCCGGCCTCACCGCCCCCATCGCCGCCTACCCGCTGCGCCTGCTCGACATCCTGCGCGGCCGTACGGGACACGTACTGCTCCTGTACGCGGCTGACCTCGCCGAAGCGGCAGCCATCGACGCCGGCCCCCAGACACAGGTCATCACCGTCCTCGCCCGCGAAGCCGCCCCCGCCGCCCCCGTCGGCCCCGGATACCGTGACGCCGCCGGCGAGTTCGCCCGCCTCTACCGCCCCGACGGCCCGACCGGCTTCCTCGTCCGCCCCGACGGCCAGCTCGGCGCCCGCTTCCCACTCGACGGCACCGCCGCGGCCCTGTCCGCCTACCGCGCGGCCCTGTCCGCCTGA
- a CDS encoding AraC family transcriptional regulator, which translates to MSQIRHEPVAPTTTRFLGGGETIDRHRHDDHQLIYVSSGVLAITTEHGSWIASNDRAVWIPANTWHEHRFYGRSRFHTVGFPAHGRTPLLDAERPTVIAVDTLVRELLIALTSTALTQTETRHIEAVLRDRLRRVTAQPVALPAARDQRLADACRLVEEDLHQPCTLAQLAGRVHTSERTLSRLYRDEFGMTFPQWRTRVRIFTAMIMLAEGATVTDTAHACGWATTSAFVQTFAQTVGITPGTYRAGMGKPQQE; encoded by the coding sequence ATGTCGCAGATCCGCCACGAGCCCGTCGCGCCGACCACCACACGGTTCCTCGGCGGCGGCGAGACCATCGACCGGCACCGCCACGACGACCACCAGCTGATCTACGTCAGTTCGGGCGTGCTCGCGATCACCACGGAACACGGCTCCTGGATCGCCTCCAACGACCGCGCCGTGTGGATTCCGGCGAACACCTGGCACGAACACCGCTTCTACGGCCGAAGCCGCTTCCACACCGTCGGCTTCCCCGCCCACGGCAGGACGCCCCTGCTCGACGCCGAACGCCCCACGGTCATCGCCGTCGACACCCTGGTGCGCGAACTGCTCATCGCGCTCACCAGCACCGCCCTCACTCAGACCGAGACCCGGCACATCGAGGCAGTGCTGCGCGACCGGCTGCGCCGCGTGACGGCCCAGCCCGTCGCCCTGCCCGCGGCCCGCGACCAACGGCTGGCCGACGCCTGCCGCCTCGTCGAAGAGGACCTGCACCAGCCCTGCACCCTCGCCCAGCTCGCCGGCCGCGTGCACACCAGCGAGCGCACCCTCTCCCGCCTCTACCGCGACGAGTTCGGCATGACCTTCCCCCAGTGGCGCACCCGCGTCCGGATCTTCACCGCGATGATCATGCTCGCCGAAGGCGCCACCGTCACCGACACCGCCCACGCCTGCGGATGGGCGACAACCAGCGCCTTCGTCCAGACCTTCGCCCAGACGGTAGGCATCACCCCCGGTACCTACCGCGCAGGCATGGGCAAACCGCAGCAGGAATGA